A window of Primulina huaijiensis isolate GDHJ02 chromosome 9, ASM1229523v2, whole genome shotgun sequence contains these coding sequences:
- the LOC140984947 gene encoding uncharacterized protein — translation MAEEEVLAEIEAVRAVYGDDCQIIKTYPPHLHVHLKPRTADVSSQQFVEAILGIQTSPQYPEDPPVISVVYSKGLDEQRQKHLISSLRDKALELVSCLMLIILCEEAAEMLSSMNHPDGNCALCLYPIVDENAGSNSRPFMKLMSCFHCFHCDCFIRWWNWILTQCEMGVANSSCASKSSGSLHEMTEESMCKCPVCREIFLTKDIEHVLDFTGTATHLDSYENEVDKDFLQSDSEKLRRQKFETVLKLQQENSGLIETKNTEVLLSGMFLPQSVLLHSTESNIVPNESRKEEVVVKSGANPGSSFNRPGSKKHSKSNPKKHGPQNSRKQSRQWIVKDDSF, via the exons ATGGCGGAAGAAGAAGTGTTAGCAGAAATTGAGGCTGTCCGGGCTGTTTACGGTGATGATTGTCAAATCATCAAAACCTATCCCCCACACCTCCACGTTCATCTTAAGCCTCGGACAGCCGATGTTTCATCTCAACAG TTTGTGGAAGCGATTCTAGGAATTCAGACCAGTCCTCAG TACCCTGAAGACCCACCAGTTATTTCTGTTGTTTACTCCAAAGGCCTTGATGAACAGAGGCAAAAACATCTGATATCTAGCCTTCGCGACAAAGCTCTTGAACTCGTTTCCTGCCTTATGCTCATCATTCTTTGTGAG GAAGCTGCAGAGATGCTCTCTAGTATGAATCACCCTGATGGAAACTGCGCATTATGTTTATATCCAATAGTTGATGAAAACGCAGGGAGCAATTCACGACCCTTTATGAAGTTAATGTCTTGCTTTCATTGCTTTCATTG TGATTGCTTCATTCGATGGTGGAATTGGATCCTGACGCAATGTGAAATGGGCGTTGCCAATTCATCTTGTGCTTCAAAATCTTCTGGAA GCTTGCACGAAATGACAGAAGAAAGTATGTGTAAGTGCCCTGTCTGCCGTGAAATTTTTCTCACCAAGGATATTGAACATGTGCTGGACTTTACTGGGACTGCTACGCATTTG GATTCCTATGAAAATGAGGTTGACAAAGATTTTCTTCAGTCTGATTCTGAGAAACTCAGGAGACAGAAATTTGAGACTGTTTTGAAACTTCAGCAAGAAAATAGTGGCTTGATAGAGACAAAGAACACTGAGGTCTTGTTGTCCGGCATGTTTCTTCCCCAGTCGGTTTTGTTACATTCGACCGAGTCCAACATAGTACCCAATGAATCGCGAAAAGAAGAAGTCGTAGTCAAATCCGGAGCAAATCCGGGAAGCTCCTTCAACAGGCCTGGCTCCAAGAAGCACAGCAAATCCAACCCAAAGAAGCACGGGCctcaaaattcaagaaaacaatCAAGGCAGTGGATTGTAAAGGATGATAGTTTTTGA
- the LOC140984347 gene encoding ubiquitin-conjugating enzyme E2 28-like produces the protein MASKRILKELKDLQKDPPTSCSAGPVGEDMFHWQATIMGPQDSPYAGGVFLVTIHFPPDYPFKPPKVAFRTKVFHPNINSNGSICLDILKEQWSPALTISKVLLSICSLLTDPNPDDPLVPEIAHMYKTDRAKYEQTARSWTQKYAMG, from the exons ATGGCTTCGAAACGGATTTTGAAGGAGCTTAAGGATCTTCAGAAAGATCCACCCACATCATGCAGCGCTG GTCCAGTTGGGGAAGATATGTTTCACTGGCAAGCAACAATAATGGGGCCTCAAGATAGCCCTTATGCAGGAGGAGTGTTTCTTGTCACTATTCATTTCCCCCCTGATTATCCATTCAAACCTCCTAAG GTGGCGTTCAGGACAAAAGTTTTTCACCCAAACATAAACAGCAATGGCAGTATTTGCCTTGATATCTTGAAGGAGCAGTGGAGTCCTGCCCTAACCATATCTAAG GTATTGCTCTCCATTTGCTCTCTTTTGACGGATCCAAATCCCGATGATCCACTGGTGCCGGAAATCGCTCATATGTACAAGACGGACCGAGCCAAATATGAGCAAACTGCAAGGAGCTGGACCCAGAAATACGCTATGGGTTAG
- the LOC140984346 gene encoding uncharacterized protein isoform X1 encodes MEDRGSGGSFVAVRRISQGLDRGSACHSTSEEVVAGSAAWLGRGLSCVCAQRRDSDARPSFDLTPSQERCLQRLQNRMDISYDSSIPEHQEALRELWHAAFPKEELCGLISDQWKEMGWQGKDPSTDFRGGGFISLENLLYFARNFPRSFQDLLRKQEGDRAMWEYPFAVAGVNITFMLIQMLDLEAVKPQMLVGANFLKFLAENECAFDLLYCIAFKLMDHQWLAMHASYMDFNAVMKATRRQLETELLQEDITRLEDLPSYALLSR; translated from the exons ATGGAAGATAGAGGAAGCGGAGGATCTTTTGTCGCGGTGAGGCGAATTTCGCAGGGGCTCGATCGCGGAAGTGCTTGCCATTCTACATCTG AGGAGGTTGTGGCAGGATCAGCTGCATGGCTTGGCAGAGGCCTTTCATGCGTTTGTGCTCAGAGAAGAGACAGTGATGCTAGGCCATCATTTGATTTGACACCTTCACAG GAGAGATGCTTACAGAGGCTACAGAACCGGATGGATATTTCCTACGATAGTTCCATTCCTGAACATCAG GAAGCTCTGCGGGAATTGTGGCATGCTGCCTTTCCTAAGGAGGAACTTTGTGGCTTAATATCAGATCAATGGAAGGAAATGGGTTGGCAAGGAAAAGATCCATCTACTGATTTTCG GGGtggtggattcatatcattggAAAATTTGCTGTACTTCGCGAGGAATTTTCCA AGATCCTTTCAGGATCTTCTTCGGAAGCAAGAAGGCGATAGGGCGATGTGGGAATATCCATTTGCTGTAGCCGGTGTCAACATCACATTCATGCTTATTCAGATGCTTGATCTTGAAGCAG TGAAGCCCCAAATGCTCGTGGGAGCAAACTTCTTGAAGTTTCTCGCAG AGAATGAATGCGCGTTTGACCTTCTATATTGTATAGCATTCAAGCTAATGGACCATCAGTGGCTTGCTATGCATGCTTCCTACATGGATTTTAAC GCTGTGATGAAAGCCACGCGACGGCAGCTGGAAACAGAGCTTTTGCAGGAAGACATAACACGCCTCGAAGATTTACCTTCTTACGCCCTTCTCAGTCGATAG
- the LOC140984346 gene encoding uncharacterized protein isoform X2 yields MLIDQPHTVEEFFIERCLQRLQNRMDISYDSSIPEHQEALRELWHAAFPKEELCGLISDQWKEMGWQGKDPSTDFRGGGFISLENLLYFARNFPRSFQDLLRKQEGDRAMWEYPFAVAGVNITFMLIQMLDLEAVKPQMLVGANFLKFLAENECAFDLLYCIAFKLMDHQWLAMHASYMDFNAVMKATRRQLETELLQEDITRLEDLPSYALLSR; encoded by the exons ATGCTGATCGATCAACCTCACACGGTCGAAGAGTTCTTCATT GAGAGATGCTTACAGAGGCTACAGAACCGGATGGATATTTCCTACGATAGTTCCATTCCTGAACATCAG GAAGCTCTGCGGGAATTGTGGCATGCTGCCTTTCCTAAGGAGGAACTTTGTGGCTTAATATCAGATCAATGGAAGGAAATGGGTTGGCAAGGAAAAGATCCATCTACTGATTTTCG GGGtggtggattcatatcattggAAAATTTGCTGTACTTCGCGAGGAATTTTCCA AGATCCTTTCAGGATCTTCTTCGGAAGCAAGAAGGCGATAGGGCGATGTGGGAATATCCATTTGCTGTAGCCGGTGTCAACATCACATTCATGCTTATTCAGATGCTTGATCTTGAAGCAG TGAAGCCCCAAATGCTCGTGGGAGCAAACTTCTTGAAGTTTCTCGCAG AGAATGAATGCGCGTTTGACCTTCTATATTGTATAGCATTCAAGCTAATGGACCATCAGTGGCTTGCTATGCATGCTTCCTACATGGATTTTAAC GCTGTGATGAAAGCCACGCGACGGCAGCTGGAAACAGAGCTTTTGCAGGAAGACATAACACGCCTCGAAGATTTACCTTCTTACGCCCTTCTCAGTCGATAG
- the LOC140983949 gene encoding uncharacterized protein, which yields MRSNMSVHQDKDYSVAYSRGRKRKSSEADFGVDDNLVRELGSSSQTLHIFEPNLPVITEESSEDIQVTPDARKPGGEATTSRATRQFGPIKDDGVRPLEETVTLKVKNSLARVRASMLDRLPITIRGFYAEYEKSYYGPMAIANSRVTLSHISEALRGLLEMQIRHPEVMSPDVSLMDFNFYSSI from the exons ATGAGGTCTAACATGTCAGTTCATCAGGACAAAGATTACAGCGTAGCCTATAGCAGAGGGCGGAAGAGGAAATCATCTGAGGCAGATTTTG GCGTGGATGATAATCTGGTTAGGGAACTTGGCAGTAGTAGCCAAACACTACATATATTTGAGCCAAACCTTCCAGTCATTACAGAGGAGTCCTCAGAAG atATTCAAGTGACTCCGGATGCGCGTAAGCCAGGTGGCGAGGCGACCACGTCGAGAG CGACCCGTCAGTTTGGGCCAATTAAAGATGACGGTGTGAGGCCACTTGAGGAGACGGTGACACTGAAGGTTAAAAACTCGCTGGCCCGAGTTAGGGCATCGATGCTCGACCGTTTGCCAATTACGATTCGAGGTTTCTATGCCGAATATGAGAAGTCGTACTACGGGCCCATGGCGATCGCAAACTCACGTGTCACTTTGTCT caCATCAGCGAAGCTCTCCGTGGATTGCTTGAGATGCAGATCAGACATCCTGAAGTGATGTCGCCAGATGTGTCGTTGATGGACTTCAATTTCTATAGTTCGAT ATAG
- the LOC140983950 gene encoding uncharacterized protein, producing MSNQIVDSSSDDLWMVVRKRPVRFSLLEFCLITGLDCAIEPEDLSDRGVFGTTHFPGKSEIALSDLEGKIIVEEHNETGIDVEKIKMANLYFCCAVFGEATRKKTMKIDPKYLRLVDDLDRFNHYPWGRVAYRDAVRCLKKDLLGRYNYLTEAQGRKEVDGSFLVGGFVMPLQILAYECYPSVAQKVARRRDVDGLMLPRMFQWVTNTWSSNRAPTGAEIAAAFGGSPIDDCLGFLTPTPEELVSPYYTTGNFVDSAPDAVITRVVELWSQGETVICSEHPLESPSVQHTPSAHSSPDDFGTFYGDMSRSVQNTPSPHASADVSGSRSGDLNRNSSSTSSPMRTGPRVHFGLNPSRRPSPLEHRFERRLTALEDSVRALHAKMSAEFIETRASIRNMNIVLDDMKSSFNLGLDELRSSLTA from the exons ATGAGTAATCAGATTGTTGACAGTAGTAGTGATGATTTGTGGATGGTGGTGCGCAAAAGACCGGTTAGATTTTCTTTGTTAGAATTTTGTTTAATAACGGGTCTCGATTGCGCTATAGAGCCCGAAGATTTATCAGATAGAGGTGTATTTGGCACCACACACTTTCCCGGTAAGTCTGAGATTGCTTTGAGTGATTTGGAGGGAAAGATTATTGTCGAAGAGCATAATGAGACCGGTATAGATGTGGAGAAGATAAAGATGGCGAACCTATACTTTTGTTGTGCCGTATTCGGTGAGGCGACGAGGAAAAAGACGATGAAGATCGACCCTAAATACTTGAGGCTTGTAGATGATTTGGATAGGTTCAACCATTATCCCTGGGGTAGAGTAGCCTATCGGGATGCTGTCCGATGTTTGAAGAAGGACCTTTTAGGGCGATATAATTACCTCACCGAGGCACAAGGTCGGAAAGAAGTTGACGGCAGCTTCCTTGTCGGCGGTTTTGTCATGCCTCTGCag ATCCTTGCTTATGAATGTTATCCGAGCGTGGCACAAAAGGTAGCAAGGAGAAGAGATGTGGACGGTTTGATGTTGCCCAGGATGTTTCAGTGGGTGACTAACACGTGGTCGTCAAACCGTGCCCCAACTGGCGCTGAAATCGCTGCAGCCTTTGGTGGTTCTCCTATAGAT GATTGTCTTGGATTTTTGACTCCTACTCCTGAAGAGCTAGTTTCACCTTATTACACGACCGGGAATTTTGTTGATTCTGCGCCTGATGCGGTCATCACTCGGGTGGTCGAGCTCTGGAGTCAAGGTGAAACAGTCATATGTAGCGAGCACCCTTTGGAGTCTCCCTCAGTCCAGCACACGCCTTCTGCACATTCAAGTCCTGATGATTTCGGCACCTTTTATGGTGATATGAGTAGATCAGTCCAAAACACTCCTTCTCCACATGCATCTGCGGACGTTTCCGGCTCTCGTTCTGGGGATCTCAATAGAAACAGCTCCAGCACCAGTTCTCCTATGCGTACGGGTCCTAGAGTCCACTTTGGACTCAATCCTTCCCGCCGCCCATCACCCTTGGAGCATCGTTTCGAGAGGCGGTTGACTGCGTTGGAGGATTCCGTTAGGGCTTTGCATGCTAAGATGTCAGCTGAATTTATTGAGACGAGGGCGTCTATCCGGAATATGAATATTGTTTTAGATGACATGAAATCGAGTTTTAATCTTGGTCTCGATGAGTTGAGATCGAGTTTGACTGCATAG
- the LOC140984881 gene encoding F-box/FBD/LRR-repeat protein At3g26920-like, which yields MSSMDHAYYKRSHTQRAKMIKLVREDRLSNLPIDILYHILSFLDATDVTRTSALGKNWRNIWSSVPSLKFDFDVFLVQMPYLQLNYCECLSKFWVFFFRAFFMSEASQVTQLRISCHYFDVKQFHLLIGLFATQNVKELQFEARFTVDDYPFSLALSESLSALRQYYDGSVKKQFPAAFGNLKSLRLVAVYFNDAKISEKLFTDCGVLENLSLEYCRMQMLEVLNISAPNLKKFTFFNMRHDMFNPHLFHGRLNLHTPNLVNFCYNGPVICWEFSNMSSVNHAMIEVSYETYNVLREPKLAAMISALSCAKALSLPSMVPLYLSRARRGSGCHLPNARSLRLCMLYAARYLEGLINLLKLTPNLKILSMEFTWGFEEDWKSRDEDVACLSYHLKEVQITGSCYFVFPMEFVKFLLQNAKVLENIQISLEEQELDPNKFYALGTVKLASKRVALSVTSISASGTRKCFTLNLGNF from the exons ATGTCATCTATGGATCATGCATATTACAAACGGTCACACACTCAGCGTGCAAAAATGATTAAGCTAGTTCGTGAAGATAGGCTGAGCAATCTGCCTATAGATATTCTCTATCACATTCTCTCATTTCTTGATGCCACTGATGTTACTCGGACCAGTGCATTAGGAAAAAATTGGAGGAACATATGGAGTTCTGTCCcttccttgaaatttgatttCGACGTGTTTCTGGTCCAGATGCCATATCTGCAGTTGAATTATTGTGAGTgtttatcaaagttttgggTATTCTTTTTCCGGGCCTTCTTTATGAGCGAGGCATCTCAAGTCACCCAGCTTCGTATTTCGTGTCATTATTTTGACGTCAAACAATTTCATCTGTTGATCGGTCTTTTTGCTACCCAAAATGTCAAAGAACTTCAGTTTGAGGCGAGATTTACTGTAGATGATTATCCATTCAGCCTTGCACTTTCTGAATCTTTGTCAGCACTAAGGCAATATTATGATGGTTCGGTTAAAAAGCAATTTCCAGCAGCATTTGGAAATCTGAAAAGTTTACGATTGGTTGCAGTTTATTTCAATGATGCCAAGATCTCTGAGAAACTGTTTACCGATTGTGGTGTTCTGGAGAACTTATCTCTGGAATATTGTCGCATGCAGATGCTCGAAGTTCTAAATATCTCAGCTCCAAACCTTAAGAAGTTCACATTTTTTAATATGCGCCATGACATGTTCAACCCACATTTATTTCATGGCAGGCTAAACTTGCACACTCCAAACCTTGTGAACTTCTGTTATAATGGGCCAGTAATATGTTGGGAGTTCTCTAATATGTCATCTGTGAACCATGCGATGATTGAGGTGTCCTATGAGACGTATAATGTACTGCGTGAACCTAAATTGGCTGCAATGATCTCTGCTCTTAGTTGTGCAAAAGCTTTATCATTACCATCAATGGTTCCCCTG TATCTTTCTAGGGCTCGGCGTGGATCAGGGTGCCATTTACCAAATGCAAGGTCCTTGAGGCTATGTATGTTATATGCTGCACGCTATCTGGAGGGGTTAATCAACTTACTCAAGCTGACACCCAATCTTAAAATACTTTCCATGGAATTCACGTGG GGCTTCGAGGAAGATTGGAAGTCCAGAGATGAGGATGTGGCTTGTTTGTCATATCATCTGAAAGAGGTTCAGATTACTGGGTCCTGCTATTTTGTATTCCCAATGGAGTTTGTCAAGTTTTTACTCCAGAATGCGAAAGTGTTGGAGAATATTCAAATCAGCCTGGAGGAACAAGAGTTGGatccaaataaattttatgcattGGGAACGGTTAAGTTAGCCTCTAAAAGAGTTGCCTTATCTGTCACCTCTATTTCTGCTTCTGGAACAAGAAAGTGCTTCACTTTGAATTTAGGAAATTTCTGA